From one Mustela nigripes isolate SB6536 chromosome 16, MUSNIG.SB6536, whole genome shotgun sequence genomic stretch:
- the NKIRAS2 gene encoding NF-kappa-B inhibitor-interacting Ras-like protein 2, producing MGKSCKVVVCGQASVGKTSILEQLLYGNHVVGSEMIETQEDIYVGSIETDRGVREQVRFYDTRGLRDGAELPRHCFSCTDGYVLVYSTDSRESFQRVELLKKEIDKSKDKKEVTIVVLGNKCDLQEQRRVDPDVAQHWAKSEKVKLWEVSVADRRSLLEPFVYLASKMTQPQSKSAFPLSRKNKGSGSLDG from the exons ATGGGGAAGAGCTGCAAGGTAGTCGTGTGTGGCCAGGCATCTGTGGGCAAAACTTCAATCCTGGAGCAGCTTCTGTATGGGAACCATGTAGTAG GTTCTGAGATGATTGAGACCCAGGAAGACATCTACGTGGGCTCCATTGAGACCGACCGGGGTGTGAGGGAGCAGGTGCGTTTCTATGACACCCGGGGGCTCCGAGATGGGGCTGAGCTGCCCCGGCACTGCTTCTCCTGCACTGACGGCTATGTCCTGGTCTACAGCACGGACAGCCGAGAGTCCTTTCAGCGTGTGGAGCTGCTCAAGAAGGAGATCGACAAATCCAAGGACAAGAAGGAG GTCACCATCGTGGTCCTGGGCAACAAGTGTGACCTGCAGGAGCAGCGGCGTGTCGACCCAGATGTGGCTCAGCACTGGGCCAAGTCCGAGAAGGTGAAGCTGTGGGAGGTGTCTGTGGCCGACCGCCGCTCCCTGCTGGAGCCCTTCGTCTACCTGGCCAGCAAGATGACCCAGCCCCAGAgcaagtctgcttttcccctcaGCCGCAAGAACAAGGGCAGCGGCTCCTTGGATGGCTGA